One Acidobacteriota bacterium genomic window carries:
- a CDS encoding VCBS repeat-containing protein has product MISLEYVSTPIADQHGNQFLFKGRIITANGEKVIYDVFLKSAVIAPRQWQVLRSSNNTLLDPPPTFGITSDLPVPADYDGDGKADRAVWRLSDGNWFIVKSSNDTTTAVITWGISGDVPVPKDYDGDGKADLAIWRPYEGNWYIKRSSDSQYQITQWGAAYAPYYDVPVPADYDGDGKADLAIWRPIEGNWYIKQSSNGASVIKTWGTSGDVLVPADYDGDGKADLAVWRPAEGNWYIKRSSDDQYQIISWGAGFDPYFDIPVPADYDGDGKADVAVWRRREGNWYIKQSNNGANVIKQLGVNGNMPIPRDYDGDGKADLIVW; this is encoded by the coding sequence ATGATCTCTTTAGAGTATGTTTCGACGCCGATAGCTGATCAACACGGTAACCAATTCTTGTTTAAGGGGAGAATTATTACGGCAAATGGTGAAAAGGTAATTTATGATGTTTTCTTAAAGTCGGCAGTCATTGCACCCCGTCAGTGGCAAGTCCTAAGGAGTTCAAACAATACCTTGCTAGACCCGCCCCCAACCTTTGGAATTACGAGCGACCTGCCAGTACCGGCTGATTACGATGGTGATGGCAAGGCCGATAGAGCAGTCTGGCGGTTAAGCGATGGTAATTGGTTCATCGTGAAGAGTTCAAATGACACAACTACTGCTGTGATTACGTGGGGAATCTCCGGTGATGTGCCAGTGCCAAAAGATTATGATGGTGACGGTAAAGCCGACCTAGCTATCTGGCGGCCATATGAAGGTAATTGGTACATCAAACGCAGCAGTGATAGTCAATATCAGATTACTCAGTGGGGAGCAGCTTATGCCCCGTACTACGATGTGCCGGTACCCGCTGATTATGATGGCGATGGTAAGGCTGATTTGGCTATTTGGCGTCCCATCGAGGGTAATTGGTACATCAAGCAGAGTAGCAATGGCGCGAGTGTCATAAAGACCTGGGGTACATCTGGTGATGTTTTAGTGCCAGCTGATTATGATGGTGACGGTAAAGCTGACTTAGCCGTCTGGCGACCAGCAGAAGGTAACTGGTACATCAAACGCAGTAGTGATGATCAGTATCAGATTATTTCGTGGGGCGCTGGCTTCGACCCCTATTTCGATATACCTGTCCCCGCCGATTATGATGGCGATGGCAAGGCCGACGTCGCGGTCTGGCGGCGAAGGGAAGGCAACTGGTACATCAAGCAGAGTAACAATGGCGCAAATGTGATAAAGCAATTAGGAGTAAATGGCAACATGCCGATACCACGAGATTATGATGGTGACGGTAAAGCTGACTTGATAGTGTGGTGA